The region atatagtcacagaggcgtgagcctgtacgtgacttctaaataaacaaaatataatgcagtagccagtattcaaataaattcacaaatcaagatcaaattcttttaacatatttcaataaaaatataaaaatcaacaaaaactcaatagcacagtaatgatcatagataagtgcccattctatacatataattatatacatatattatatcataAACTCAGGGGCGCATTCATTCGGTCATGTCCACTATCAGCTACTCGGTCATCAAATAACACTGCATCAAAAAGCTCATTCTCTATTTCAAGTTACATCAATATACTTATATGGAGGAAGGTTGAATCCagtaagtaatttattcatttctcttctagcaaaaatcagtgaaaaatggtGAGCGTTATTggggatttattattgaattaaaatatcttctgCCCTTGTCAATTacccaatttttcaatctttttctcttcttaatgAGTGTTGTGatgttcttcaattcttttgGAACAGCGGCATATATTCTTGGGGCCAGATAGGCAAAGCATCTTTGGCCTATACGTTTTCCTGCTCTTGGAGTAAGGTATTGATTCGTCTTGTTCCGTGTTTCATATTCACACTTAGTTAGTTGGAGTTGAATCTTCTTTTCACTTATGCCATTTAAAATCTGCTGTACAAATAATTGGTGGGGATTCATGACCCTGGAAACAGTAAACAATTCATCTGATGGATACAGAAGAGGCTTTCCGTAGATAATTCGTAGCAACCATTTCTGGATCACCTCAACCCTCCTCATATGACAACTATACGCTCCACCCCAACCTATTATCCCATATGCCATTTGGGATTGACATAAAGCTGAGTATACCATCATCAAGCTTTTTGTATCCAAGTACTTCCTGAGATATCTAAACTTGGTAAGTTAACATCTCAGTTTGATCACCAAGATATCTATATGCTTGTCCCATTTTAGATGTCTATCAATTGTAACTCctagatattttatatattcagtTTCGGGAATTGATGTTTCGTTGTCAACGTCCAAATTGCCCATATGTGGAAGTCCTGATTGATAAGCAacaaatatacagagtgagtcaatagtgctctatcggtcgataactcttgtaaattttgggctaggagaatgattgagaatttgacggaatcgacagcactcagcACCAAagctaaaattatttttgactataCAAACTGTTCCGAAAGTAGTTTAACACAAAAATCCCCCTGTttttttgaataagaattaacaattttgatatcatactcataatctccatgaaattctgatttcgaattaCCCGTGTAGCATGTATATACAAAcagctaaatataaatattgagaaaaaactcaagagtagagaatatttttgattttattattaataaggGTCTTAGTATACATAATTGTAAGGGTGTGCGGCATAGGTGGATGTAACATGAGGGTAATCGAATGAAGATCTGTAGATGGAGTTATAGTAGTTAGAATAAGGAGCATAACTGTGAACAGCATTATAGGGGTGGTTGTAGATGGAGTTGTATCCATAGTTGAGAGCTCCAGAGTAAGCAGTGGCATAAGGTCCAGCATAGGCAGTGGCGTAGGGTCTAGCGTAGGCAGAAGCATATAGACCAGAGTATGCAGCACTATATGGAGCAACATAAGCTGCAGTATGTGGTACAACTGCTGCCACTGCTGGAGCTGAGGCAATGAGACCTGCTTTAGGGGCAGGTTCAGCAAAGGCAACAGCCAGAAGAGCGAAGAACCAAACCTAAAACAATAATATCATAGCAGTTGATATGACTgcatcaaaaaaaattgaagtcaaGAAGTACTCACCAATTTACACATCTTGCTTACTCTTTAACAAATCTGTTTCTGACAATGCTACCGAAAAGAATCGCCTTTATAGTTCAGGAGCCGCctcatttgaatttcaaatgagatagaataaaatcaatttatgcaaaattacagatactcaaaatattttgaacgaATTCTTCCAATTTATTAATTAGTGATAATGAGTTTGGTTTCTAGATACCTATGTtggctgaaaaaaattttctatgctttgagtattttcagttttatATCATTTGATTCAACAACCCTTCCATCCTCCATACGACTAACATCATAATAAATAACATGCTTTCtttaatatatttatatgatagtaataatattattatattatatttcaagttttgtacagggtggacaaatttcgattttatagCACAACTTTGAATCGAGAGGAGGCAAATCTAATACCCCactctcgttctctttttctgggaaactaacaagattattattcaaataaatatggcGGACGAAGAAGATGTGTTGTCGGATGTCTCCGATAAAAATGATAGAGATttacaatattttaaatgttgtGCTACCAAAAACTGCAAATTTAAAGTGTGCATACAGTGTTTCGCGATATTCCATCAAGCCTGTGCGAAAAAGAAcccaaatttgaaatatctaacgggaaataaagtgatttgtTGCTACGGATCAAGTGAAACTAAAGAAAAACAAACTGAGGAGATGAAATCAGATAACAACGCAATGGAGATAATATATCTTAAGGAATTGCTGAAAGAATCAAGGGataagaatgaaatattgaagttcAACAATTCTCTACTCATAGACAAAATTAAAACTcttgaaaacataaaaacaaaggtaaacatcaatgaaaaaataccatTAATAAGGTTAACAGAGGATGAGTCGAAAACGCAAACACCAAATacaggaacaacagaaacctatACATATGCAAGAGCGACTAGATCAGCTACTGGACAACAGAGGGCTCCACAAGAAAACCTGCAAGCAAGAAAAATTTCGAATCATAGACCTTTGAATACGGAAACATCAAtcgcaaatgaaaatgacaatcTAACCTCCAATTTTAATAATCAAAACACAACAAACATTATAAAGGGAACAGTACAAAACAACCGGAATGAAAGAGAAGAATTCACTGAAGTCAATCGTCGTAGAAATAATAGAATGAAATAccaaagaaaaaacataaaaaatctgGGAACTGCTGAAGTTTCGGATGAAGCAAATAAAACTGGCTTCTCTGGAGGTGAACGGAAAGTGTGGCTATACGTCTATCGTGTGAAAAGAGTCGCAAATGAAACTCATATTAAGGATTATCTTTCGAAAAAACCCGGATTCCATGGAGATTTAATCACGGTCAAAGAAATTCCAAGTGACGAAAATCAACTGAAGCGATTCGTTGTTACGGCTCCTCTTGAAAAGAAGGATGAAATGTACAAACCGGAATTTTGGCCTAAATACGTTGCTGTGAAGCGGTTCGACTTTGAGCGTCATCGTCAATTTCTCAATGGACAAAGTGCAcattttttataaagaaaaaagcTCCAACGGTTACAACAACAAAAAGACAAAATACGAATATATCATCTAGCCTGATACTTCAAAACTTACAGTCAATTGCAAATTGTATAGATGAGGTAGGTGTCTTATTATCTGATAATGCAGACTGTGTTGCATTTGCAGTTACTGAGCACTGGCAAACGGAATATCAATTGAAGGCATATATTATCCCCAACTTCAAATTGGCAGCATATTTTTGTAGGGAAAAAAATGAACATGGTGGTGTTGGAATCTACATCAGAAATGGATTCGAATTCAATGTGaaatatgaaatcaataaaatctcTAAAAAGAAGGTATTTGAATGTGCAGGTGTTGAATGCAAAATTGGCATTGAGAACTATATCATCGTGAGTGTATATCGTTCACCAATAAGAGAAAACTTAAACGAGTTTTACCAAAAGCTAGAGACATTACTAGAACTGTTAGTGAATGAGAAGAAAATCATCCTCATTGCTGGTGACTTCAATGTCGATCTAAAAGGCGATGCTGTGAATATTCACAGAATGAACCTGTTATTAAATGGATATTCATTTACTTTTCTAGTGAATGAGTACACAAGAATTGCTGATAAAAGTAAGTCATGTTTAGATAATGTTTTTACTAACTGTATTAACATAGATGAAGTGAATATTATGCAGACTAATATCTCTGACCATATGGgagtcaaaataaatttctcaaCAAATACaagacaaaataaaatatataaaaacatcaGATTATTctccgaagaaaataaaattgcattcaaaaaacaaatagcAGAACAAGATTGGTCCAACATATATAACATCGCTGCAAGTGAAGTAGACGAACAATGGAACCTTTTTGTCAATACCTTCAAAATGCATTTTGATGAATGCTTTCCACTCAAAAAAAAGTGTGTCACCggaaaatcattaaaatttaaacccGATCAGGAAATACTGGAATTCAAAAATAGATTGAGTATATTAGGGATTATTATGCATTATCATCCTGAACTAAAACCACTTTATAATAATACCAAgaaaaactatcaaaaattACTGGCAAAGAAGAgaactgaaaaatatgaaatcagtATATCCCAATCTGatgataaaatgaaaacaatgtggaatattttcaatgaaattacgGGTAGAGATAAAGTAAATGTACCTATTTTGCCCGTAAACatatcatcatgtgatatcccaAGAGCTTCACGATCGATATTTTTGACACCTGTTACACCTAAAGAAATAGAAGAACTgaataaacaaattaaaaataaacattctagTGGAGATGATGATATACCTATCAgtttgataaaattttgtatacaaAATTTAGCAGAAGTACTATGCTACATAATTAACAATTCCCTCACATATGGTATTTTTCCTAGTCAATTGAAGATATCTGTAATTAcaccaatttataaaaaaggtGATCGCGAGTCGCTTGGGAACTACAGACCCATCAGTGTACTACCaagtttctcaaaattttttgaaatggcaATGTGCAACCGTCTAGTTAACTTTCTATTGGTGAACGATATACTAAATGATAACCAACATGGATATATAAAGGGAAGATCGATAATGACAGCCACTATTCAATTCActgaaaatataatcaaatcgttcgaaaataatgatatacTTCTAGGAATATTTTTGGATCTATCAAAAGCGTTTGACTGCCTAAATCGACCACTTTTGTTGGCAAAAATCGAAGCTTATGGAATAAGGGGAACTGCTTTGAGATGGTTCGAATCATATCTGAATAATAGAAAGCAAAGGGTTAAAGTTATGAAAAACGGAAAAACTACAAAATCTGACATAAAACCCAATTATACCGGTGTACCTCAAGGAAGCATATTGGGccctattttgttcattttgttcACAAATGATATGAAACGAGCATTGATATCCGATTCGAGTCTTCTCACCAATTATGCAGATGATACAAATTTGTTGGTTGCTGGATCTACCTACCCAAACTTAATAAATGAAGCCAGTACTTCTTATGATCAAATCGAAAACTGGATTGAAAGGAATGGTCTTCTTTTGAGTCAGGAGAAAACAACCACTATTCTCTTTAGAACCAAACAACAGAATATCACAACACCATCTCAGATACAACTGTCAAATTTGAGCATCACACCTGAACATTGTACTAAATTTCTTGGTATGCAAATTGATGAACATCTAAACTGGAACAACCACATTATAAGTACAGGAAAAAAACTAAATTCAGTCAGCTATAGTATAAGAATAATtagtaaatatttaaatgaaaattgtttaaaaattttttatttcactaatTTTGAAAGTGTAATGAGGTTCGGTTT is a window of Harmonia axyridis chromosome 2, icHarAxyr1.1, whole genome shotgun sequence DNA encoding:
- the LOC123674198 gene encoding velvet complex subunit B-like, whose translation is MCKLVWFFALLAVAFAEPAPKAGLIASAPAVAAVVPHTAAYVAPYSAAYSGLYASAYARPYATAYAGPYATAYSGALNYGYNSIYNHPYNAVHSYAPYSNYYNSIYRSSFDYPHVTSTYAAHPYNYVY